From the genome of Oryza glaberrima chromosome 1, OglaRS2, whole genome shotgun sequence:
TCGTCTGAGAATATCTGGTCCTGTCGCACTCGCACCATAGCTTCTGTGGTGCACGGTGCACTCTGCTTCTTCGCCGTCGCCCTTCATCTTCATGCCTCCGTCGTCCTCCTAGTCCTCATCTCCGGCGCATCACACAACAATGGCACCGGCCAAGAAGTCCCCTCGCCCTTGCTGCCacgtctccttcctcctcctccagctcgtgCTCCTCTCCGTTATCGTcttccccgccaccgccgccgcggcgtccaccTTCCGTTGCTCCAACCCCTCCCCTGTACCCAATGAGGTACCGGAAGGAAACGACGCGCGCGAACTCCTCCGCTCCTTTCAGATCACGACGGGCTacttctccggcggcgaccgtcTCTTCGCTCCCGACGACGACTCGGCCTATATCCCACGCTCGTTCGCCTTGTCACCGTATAAGGTTGCTCGCACCACCGATCCGGCCATCCTCGAGGTCGCTGCCACGCTCGCCCTTTACGGGCCATCCAGCGaccatggcagcggcggcggcgcccgccgacGGCGCCATCGCTACTTGGTGAGTCAGCTGGTCGCATCTTTCGTCCTCCATGGATACTACAGCTCCGCTTCCGGCGAACTTTGCGTTGTCGGCGGCTCTGGCAGCTACTCCGTCGATGGCGGCTCCGTCGAACACCTCCGGGACGTCAACCTCCACCTCCGCGTCCCGAACGCTCCCAGCCTCGCCGACCCGTTCGTCACCGGCCTCCTCGACGGCGCCGACTTCGAGACCATATCCCTCGTCGCGTACGTCGAGAACGACCGCTACGTGTACAGTGAGAAGAGACCGTCTTGCCCGCCGCCCATGCCAGCGCACGCCGCGCGGGGCGCGCTCCAGGCGCTCGAGGCCAACTTCTCGTGCAGCCACCTCAGGGAGCTTTTCGTGAGCTCCTACAGGTTGGAGAACACGAGCAGCGACGCCTCCTCGCCTGCAGCAAGCACCTTCCAGTTCCCGCTGAGCCATGGCGGGCTTCGCATGCTCGTCAACCAGATGCACTGCACCGCGAACGGCTCGGTGCGCGCCTACGTCGTCTTCTCCAACTACACGGACTCAgagagacggtggcggcgcgacatGGTCATCAATAACCGCTTCTTGGTCAAGGAggaggccgtcgtcgccgacgggtACTGGGACTCGACGACGAGCCGGCTCTGCCTCAGGGCGTGCCGGGTGGCGCACTCGTCGGCGGCAGAGACGGAGCTGAAGGTGGGCGAGCAGTGCGGCCTCGGGATGAGCTTCTGGTTCCCGGCCGTGTGGACGATCCGGGACCGGAGCATCGTGGCCGGGCTGCTCTGGAACGCGAACCAGGAGGAGAGCGGCGGTAACAAGCACGCCGGTGCTTCGCTCTCCGGcgtgatgtcggtgtcaagcatCGACGGCGACGGGTACAACCGTAGGCGTAGCAACCTCACCGACGTCAAATACAACTACACGATGGTTGAGAAGGCGAAGAAACAGTATCTCAGCTGCAAGTTCAGCAAGAGGAAGACAGGACGGTTCCCAGACAACAGCAGCATGTACTCGTACAGCGACTTCAGATTCGACTTCATCGAAACCCTGGGCGCTGGAGGACAAGCGTCTCCGGTGACCATCGGGTCGGTGATGGTCGACGGCGATCAGCTGGCAGCAGAATACATGTTCTTCCGACATGCCATGGGAGAGATGAACAAGAGCCGGACAACAGTGGTCAGGATGGATCATTCCCAGCTGCTGAATGTCAGCTACGATATAAGCTATCGTGTCCGATCTGCAAATTCGAAAGCACGTAAGAACAGTTCATCATTATTTTCACATCCCCTGTCAATTGAGCGTCGAGAAATTTCAGCCGAAGGAGTGTACGATCCAAAGACAGGAATCCTGTTCATGGTCGGCTGCCAAGAGATCAATGGCTCCTCCACTGACTGTCAAATACTGGTAACAGTTCATTTTGCCTCTTTGGATGCCAAGGGGAATGGTCACGGCAGGGGGAAGATCAGTAGCACGAGAGACAAGGCAGATCGTCTCCACTTCGAAGCGATGGACATCACCTTGTACGGGATGTACAGGGAGCAGATCGGCGAGTCGATCTGGAGGATGGACCTGGAGATCATCATGGCGGTGGTCTCCGCGACGCTGTCGTGCGTCTTCGCCGCGCTGCAGATCCGCCACGCCAGGGCGAACCCCGCGTCGGCTCCGTCCGCCACGTCGGTCGCCATGCTCGCCGTCCTGGCCCTGGGCCACGTGACCCACCTCGCGCTCAACGTCGACGCCCTGTTCGTCAGCAGGAGGACGCACTACATCCCGATTTCCGCCGATGGGTGGCTCGAGCTGAACGAGGTGATGCTGCGTGTGCCCACGCTGATCGCCTTCGCGCTGCACCTCTGCCTCCTCCAGCTGGTGTGGTCCAGCCGGCGATCGGCCCCCCGCGCCATAGCCGAGAAATGGTCGGCCGCCGAGAGGAGATCGCTGTGGATCTGCCTGCCGCTGTACCTGCTcagcggcctcctcgccggGGCAGTTCACGTCATCAACAATGGCCGTGCTGCAGCGGAGAACTCGCTGGTCGTCCGTGTCGCGGGCGATTCGGGCACGCTGTGGGACGACCTCGCGTCGTACGCGGGGCTGGTCCTGGACGGGTTCCTCCTGCCGCAGGTGATCCTGAACGCGTTGTCCCGGTCCAGGGCGAGGGCCATCTCGGCGTGGTTCTACGTCGGGGTGACCGTGCTCCGCGCGGCGCCTCACGTGTACGACGCGCTGAGGGCTCGCGGCTACGTGCCGAGCGTGAGGCCGTCGTCGACTTACGTGTACGCGAGCCCACGCGACGATCTCTTCGGCGTCGCGTGGGACGTCGCCGTGCCGTTGGGGGCGGCGTCGCTGgcgctgctgctgttcttgcagCAGCGGCTTGGAGGTGCCTTCTTCGTGAGGGGCAGGAGGTTTGGTGAATACGAGATGGTGCCCACCACGGTTAGCTCCCATCAGGAGGGCGACAAGAAGATGGATCATGAACGCGGGGATGTTATAGCAAATTGAATGGGagattattttaaacttgagaGGATACTGTCCCGTTATTTGCATGCCatttaaatggttataaaaaataaaaataaaaagatagacTAATGTGTGATAAATCACTAcacaagtttaaatttaacttctacaagttgcaacgaaaaagtaaatttaactgttgtcagggttatggataccacatacctaatagtagttgactaaatctcggcaggacccaccacataccatgtcctatacggaaacaaactgcggatataggaggagttccggataaggaaagacaaccagagttctacatggaaacgacaaggactactcggattatatccatattggtttctctacttctacttagacaaggggaacctatgggtataaatacaagaccccctaggaggagaggggacacaaacaacatagacgccacaagctaatacaagccaacatacgccaagacaagacgccagatatcgacttcagagataggcacggctagtcccctacggtgtctctgGATATTGATAGGAGAGAGATTGCGCTATTTCTGATCTCGCcaggcacggattcgaggaggaagactaccctgttgtcgattACGAGTCAGAACTACAGACCGCTatatcgacaacagttagataggctaccccaaatattgtactggtgtgattatgatgaataaaagcgacgaccggcttcggccaacaggatgtagggttattacctgacaattcaggggcccgaacctatataaaaatccctgtctccgtctcttttatcTCAGTCTCGCATaaaccctagtaccaacgatctcatactatgcaaatactggaatcgcgacatcaCACGTAGACAGtggcgcgctaggtaggggACTTTGCTGCTTCaagatttcgacgagatggtttaagagatggattctccaacaacaagctactcgacgacttcgactgGGGGAGATCAAAGCCGACCGGAGTATTTCTTCCGACTAGATCGAGATTATCGCCATCAACAATCCAAATTCCGCCGCGTAGACATCAGATTGTCGGTCGCGTGTTTTCACCGGCTTATGCCCGAGGATGGAATAACGGAGTGGCGGACCCAACTCGGCAACAGAGCGAGGAGCTTGGATCGATCTACACATGTTTTCCCACGTGTCCAATTTGAATCGGTATTAACCAGACCAATTCACATGTGTACACGTAGGATACATCACCAAACTGTGTCCCTGTGCAATAGCAAACATGCATACGTGGATACAAATTGAGTACGGATGCACGAGCAGCTACCAGTACTCTTATGTCCATCAAGCATGCCCCCGAGATCCCTGCCCGCATCGACCAGCTAGTCGATTCTATGGCGGGCTGCGAGCTCTTACCCCGCTgcagattgattttttaaattgatctactaattccgTAGGTACATCCTGCATGTATCTAccaaggtacgcaatattttatacacAATTTACCATACCTATTTTCAGATATTGTCAGaccaataatttattatgtttatctagagcatgttttttatacaatatctattgcgcgagtgtccccgatgttaaatcgactacgatctaacgctgggggctcgctctattttcttccgTATAAGTCATGCTTATTTACGGtctacataatgcctgatatttacatctgctcgttatgtCCTGATAATgttagaagatccatgcagtttttttagtacatattcgatattatctgctatatgtcttgccttctagaaaatatttttcaggaacaattaaGCACTTGAGTAGGTTGTGGTTaagtacaccgcattatcgagaatGATCTTGACGAATGCAGAGTCATCGCatccaacctaccaacgaagaccgacgacctatctcatagcaccggccatggctggactactcgagaaaaggttgttaacggataattcctcgcaaacgccgtcggcttgatcacccgacatgattgcgaacgaacatccggatatgctacaagttgggtgtgtgagtcatgctagccacatgagacgcacatgtaataaaccaactctagcacctccattggtgttcgagagatgattctactcgcttgctggttctcgaaccagtacgtagcaatctcccgcaccgcaacctccattggtgttcgagagatgattctactcgctcgctggttctcgaaccaatacgtagcaatctcccgcaccacaacctccattggtattcgagagatgattctactcgctcgctgattctcgaaccagtacgtagcaatctcccacACCGCAACccccattggtgttcgagagatgattctactcgctcgctggttctcgaaccagtacgtagcaatctcccgcaccacaacctccattggtgttcgagagatgattctactcgctcgctggttctcgaactagtacgtagcaatctcccgcaccacAACCTTCATTGGTGTttgagagatgattctactcgctcgctgattctcgaaccagtacgtagcaatctcccacaccgcaacctccattggtgttcgagagatgattctactcgctcgttggttctcgaaccagtacgtagcaatctcccgcaccgcaacctccattggtgttcgagagatgattctactcgctcgctggttctcgaaccagtacgtagcaatctcccgcaccgcaacctcagatggtcgaggtacgactacagcaataacACAACGGTCCTCGCACTGcgacttcaaatgatcgagagacacctactcactggtcctcaaccagtcaattgtagcgatctctcgtacattacttctagtggttgagttacgactactacctggttcttgaccagaggtgtagcgattctcccattacctctacttcaacaaagttgatatcaggtacacaatatcgccaagtgttttacctagagatcccttaccacaaaagacacctagcgatgaaacctatcctaatgtctctttacgccgtcttgacaaagcctctgaggaacctaagagaacttcggctggggacgcccagagcggataaggctttgtcggatccttcagagacgaaagaccatgtaagatctggtcgtgtaagagttctcgccgtgcgtattaaccaagccgtgtaataggaaattgggttttccaacttcacggctgagggctaggatcagtgcttgttcaaccgaggcaggtcaaaggtccaagagtcTTATCTttcgagaacgattctccgacgacaaggctgggagctagggagagtgtataactcaacaaactgactgatcgaagtcggtaaaagagtagacgctcatatacaaaacattggtctgtaagtTTGATTCATTTTcggttttccatacatattataacatgttaccctttgagcactcgctcgggggctatttctatctaatattcttttctgagtattgatttcaggaaaattctattcgacattgtcgAAGTcttcatgtctctatggttctacgcgaagatcgactaaggcgagtacgacaaatgttaacaaggctccgtcgcagactctacgcctactcgattactcgagaacggttggtggatctcgacaatgaatgcggaatgaagagatggtgtacccgtcgagataaaatttcttgacttcaatccaaattctcgattacagcaagacgggagacttagtcatatgctctgtactttcttggttgacgtcggagatttactcagacaaaccctttaggtgcccgcacgaggctgataaaggaagtataacgttatctctgaactcaccaaGAACAgtcacatgagctcgataacagttactccaaagTCTGcgcgcggttgagaatatgaatccgttcatttgcattgaagtcgggggctactgtcagggttataga
Proteins encoded in this window:
- the LOC127768155 gene encoding uncharacterized protein LOC127768155: MAPAKKSPRPCCHVSFLLLQLVLLSVIVFPATAAAASTFRCSNPSPVPNEVPEGNDARELLRSFQITTGYFSGGDRLFAPDDDSAYIPRSFALSPYKVARTTDPAILEVAATLALYGPSSDHGSGGGARRRRHRYLVSQLVASFVLHGYYSSASGELCVVGGSGSYSVDGGSVEHLRDVNLHLRVPNAPSLADPFVTGLLDGADFETISLVAYVENDRYVYSEKRPSCPPPMPAHAARGALQALEANFSCSHLRELFVSSYRLENTSSDASSPAASTFQFPLSHGGLRMLVNQMHCTANGSVRAYVVFSNYTDSERRWRRDMVINNRFLVKEEAVVADGYWDSTTSRLCLRACRVAHSSAAETELKVGEQCGLGMSFWFPAVWTIRDRSIVAGLLWNANQEESGGNKHAGASLSGVMSVSSIDGDGYNRRRSNLTDVKYNYTMVEKAKKQYLSCKFSKRKTGRFPDNSSMYSYSDFRFDFIETLGAGGQASPVTIGSVMVDGDQLAAEYMFFRHAMGEMNKSRTTVVRMDHSQLLNVSYDISYRVRSANSKARKNSSSLFSHPLSIERREISAEGVYDPKTGILFMVGCQEINGSSTDCQILVTVHFASLDAKGNGHGRGKISSTRDKADRLHFEAMDITLYGMYREQIGESIWRMDLEIIMAVVSATLSCVFAALQIRHARANPASAPSATSVAMLAVLALGHVTHLALNVDALFVSRRTHYIPISADGWLELNEVMLRVPTLIAFALHLCLLQLVWSSRRSAPRAIAEKWSAAERRSLWICLPLYLLSGLLAGAVHVINNGRAAAENSLVVRVAGDSGTLWDDLASYAGLVLDGFLLPQVILNALSRSRARAISAWFYVGVTVLRAAPHVYDALRARGYVPSVRPSSTYVYASPRDDLFGVAWDVAVPLGAASLALLLFLQQRLGGAFFVRGRRFGEYEMVPTTVSSHQEGDKKMDHERGDVIAN